TGAGGATGCCTACAAGCAGCTTGTGGATTATCTTGTTAAAAATAGCGGCAATCCGGTACTCGATTTAAACCTGGTCACAATCAAACCGAAACGCACGACCGAAATGGTTGAATCAATGGGACTCAAAGGCCTTCTTGCTTACCATACAACCTCCTTCGACCCGGGCAATGTGGGACGGACATATAATATAAGGGTCGCCGCCAATGCTCTTGATGGTCTGCTGGCGCCGCCCGGCCAGGAAGTATCATTTAATAAGGTTGTCGGACCCCGAAGCTCTGAAGCCGGGTATAAAAATGCAAAAGTGATTATTAATGGCGAATTTGTTGACGGCATCGGAGGAGGAGTCTGCCAGGTAAGCACTACTCTCTATAATGCCATAATACTCAGCAACCTTGAGATTCTTGAACGCACAAATCATTCACTCCCCATCCAATATATCCCGATCGGGCGTGATGCGACTGTCGTATATGGCTTATCCGACTTAAGGTTTCGCAATAATACGGAGAGCTTCATATACATCAGGTCCTTTGTCAGCGGAGGTTATCTGACATTTAAAGTATACGGCAACACTGATTATAAAATACCGGTCAGCATAAGTACAAAAGTTGTTAAAGTATATGAGCCGGAGACGATTCTTAAAGATGATCCCAATCTGAAAAAAGGTGAGCAGGTTGTCAAACAGGAGGGATCCAAAGGATACGAGGTAGTTGCCAGCCGGATAAGCTGGGAAAAAGGCGCCCGGAAGATAGAACCTTTACCAAAAAGCATTTATCGTGCCGTAAATAAAATAATCGCTGTGGGTATCAAAGAAGAAGACGAAGTTCCGGTTATATTGCCGCCGGATACAAATCTGACTGAAATCTATCAGCCGCAGCCGGTAAATGAGGATCTGCCGCAACAGTCTCCGGACAGCAATAATCCTCCTGCAGAAAATAGCCCGGGGCAAGAGGAGATTACCAGTGGCTAGTATTTATGAAAGAAGAAGAAAATTACGCAGAAAAAAACAAAATTATAAAAAATCGGCCTCTTGTTCTTTAATTATAGCGTTTCTAATATTAGTATCTTTTTATTTATTAACTAAAAACTTATTATCACCGGTAGGCTCTTCCGGCAAAACCGGAAATATTCAGGTTACTGTTCCCTCAGACGCTACAAGCGCCAGTATTGCTAAGTCACTGTCTGAAAACAAACTTATTAGGAGTTCTTATGCTTTCGTTTTATACACACGTTTA
This is a stretch of genomic DNA from Desulfotomaculum sp.. It encodes these proteins:
- a CDS encoding vanomycin resistance protein VanB; translation: MKHRFPAVILLFVIITVVSGLGANYVSAKTDRVIPGIEVRNHKLQGLNHGECLKVLEQLQNKMLATSITLKCRGHQLDIPLRDLDLSLDIRATADDALNMGRTGTIFSRLKQRILIKESGYELPLRLVINKNKFEQKVMTFNSAIGSPAQDAAFRVIKGDRVEVVPARSGTGVNPEDAYKQLVDYLVKNSGNPVLDLNLVTIKPKRTTEMVESMGLKGLLAYHTTSFDPGNVGRTYNIRVAANALDGLLAPPGQEVSFNKVVGPRSSEAGYKNAKVIINGEFVDGIGGGVCQVSTTLYNAIILSNLEILERTNHSLPIQYIPIGRDATVVYGLSDLRFRNNTESFIYIRSFVSGGYLTFKVYGNTDYKIPVSISTKVVKVYEPETILKDDPNLKKGEQVVKQEGSKGYEVVASRISWEKGARKIEPLPKSIYRAVNKIIAVGIKEEDEVPVILPPDTNLTEIYQPQPVNEDLPQQSPDSNNPPAENSPGQEEITSG